A stretch of the Elephas maximus indicus isolate mEleMax1 chromosome 3, mEleMax1 primary haplotype, whole genome shotgun sequence genome encodes the following:
- the SCNN1D gene encoding LOW QUALITY PROTEIN: amiloride-sensitive sodium channel subunit delta (The sequence of the model RefSeq protein was modified relative to this genomic sequence to represent the inferred CDS: substituted 1 base at 1 genomic stop codon), whose protein sequence is MSRCRLRKAQQTGYRGRRSTARVPFGQADASEGEASSGRRRRQASRSGRERPSQGRSSQDRSSERVAMTGTTNPHSSHYPKDQPRPESGPGLPCLRTEECQDGLVELHSSFTELFTFFCTNTTIHGPHCLLGSSRSCLRRATWGLLLLGTLGIFCWKFVLHLQECLGYQAARTVPVHGGSRLSPSITLCDMNPHQLVRQHLEELDEFARENIYSLYKFNLSEGRWPTSTAPMANSPGPETTFQLDRKLRLQRLIETGSQYKVGFRLCNSTGSDCFNRTYSSGEKAVQEWYHFHYMNILATAQEDSHQNHFVLSCEDNQRDCLASCYTFNDILTSTHQDISQGITLLLRVEQQDHLPLLSTEAGIKIMVHGRKYTPFLEPPFLEPRFLEARSFSILPGTETTISIIEEAVHRLRSPYGACVDRENGAEVPLLYNTSYTTQACLVSCFQXLMVKNCSCGYYRYPLPAGAEYCTYARHPAWGHCFYSLYQELETHSLSCFSLCLKPCNESFYKLSMGTSRWPSSKSADWILTVLGGPQNRSQSPRSNIAKVNIYQRHSYLKMKETPPVKKLFSDMKDLMSLLFGMSVLSLVELLELLLDAVALALLLGYHRLCEAWASQTGPSTAAGASHTQLEAGQMPVSCQHKAKHLGGQGSLISHGRFQGPQWESQLKSQIGHGAHRHPPQTPST, encoded by the exons ATGTCCCGCTGCCGGCTGCGCAAGGCTCAGCAGACCGGATACCGAGGCCGACGTTCCACAGCCAGAGTGCCCTTCGGCCAGGCGGACGCGAGCGAAGGGGAGGCGTCAAGCGGCAGAAGGAGGCGCCAAGCTTCCCGTTCTGGCCGAGAGCGGCCGAGCCAGGGCCGCAGTTCACAGGACAGGTCCAGCGAAAGGGTGGCCATGACAGGGACCACCAACCCTCACTCCAGCCACTATCCCAAGGATCAGCCCCGTCCG GAATCAGGTCCTGGGCTGCCTTGTCTGCGCACAG AGGAGTGCCAGGACGGGCTGGTGGAGCTGCACTCCTCCTTCACGGAGCTGTTTACCTTTTTCTGCACCAACACCACCATCCATGGCCCCCATTGCCTGCTTGGCTCCAGCCGCAGCTGCCTCCGGAGGGCAACCTGGGGCCTGCTGCTCCTGGGTACCCTGGGCATATTCTGCTGGAAGTTCGTACTACACCTTCAGGAGTGCTTGGGCTACCAGGCTGCCAGGACGGTGCCTGTGCACGGGGGCAGCAGGCTCTCCCCGTCCATCACACTGTGCGACATGAACCCACACCA GCTGGTCCGCCAGCACCTGGAGGAGCTGGATGAGTTCGCACGGGAGAACATCTACTCTCTGTACAAGTTCAACCTCAGTGAGGGCAGGTGGCCCACCAGCACTGCCCCAATGGCCAACAGCCCAGGCCCTGAGACCACCTTCCAGTTGGACCGAAAACTCCGTCTGCAGAGGCTGATCGAAACAGGCAGCCAGTACAAAGTGGGGTTCAGACTG TGCAACAGCACGGGCAGTGACTGCTTCAACCGCACCTACTCCTCGGGTGAAAAGGCTGTGCAGGAATGGTACCACTTCCATTACATGAACATCCTGGCCACCGCCCAGGAAGACAGCCACCAGAACCACTTTGTCCTGTCCTGCGAGGACAACCAGCGGGACTGTCTAGCCAG CTGCTACACCTTTAATGACATCTTGACATCAACGCACCAGGACATCAGCCAAG GGATCACCCTGTTGCTCAGGGTGGAGCAGCAGGATCACCTCCCCCTGCTGTCCACGGAGGCCGGCATAAAGATCATGGTCCACGGGCGCAAGTACACGCCCTTCCTGGAGCCACCCTTCCTGGAGCCCCGCTTTCTGGAGGCCCGCAGCTTCAGCATCCTGCCAGGGACAGAGACTACCATCAGCATCATAGAA GAGGCGGTGCATCGGCTCCGGAGCCCCTACGGGGCTTGCGTGGACAGAGAAAACGGTGCGGAAGTACCTCTGCTGTACAACACGTCCTACACCACGCAG gcctgcctggtctcctgcttccagtaGCTGATGGTCAAGAACTGCTCATGCGGCTACTACCGCTACCCCCTGCCGGCGGGGGCTGAGTACTGCACCTACGCTCGGCACCCGGCCTGGG GTCACTGCTTCTACAGCCTCTACCAGGAACTGGAAACTCACAGCCTCTCCTGCTTCTCCCTGTGTCTCAAGCCCTGCAA TGAGTCTTTCTACAAGCTCTCCATGGGGACCTCCAGGTGGCCTTCGTCCAAGTCTGCT GACTGGATCCTGACTGTGCTTGGGGGTCCTCAGAACCGGAGCCAGAGCCCAAG AAGCAACATTGCCAAAGTGAACATCTACCAGAGGCACAGCTACCTCAAGATGAAGGAGACGCCACCG GTGAAGAAGTTGTTCTCAGATATGAAAGACCTCATGAGCCTCTTGTTCGGCATGTCCGTGCTCTCCCTGGTGGAGCTGCTGGAGTTACTGCTTGATGCAGTGGCTCTTGCCCTGCTGCTGGGCTACCACCGGCTCTGTGAGGCATGGGCATCCCAGACTGGGCCCAGCACGGCAGCAGGGGCATCCCACACCCAGCTGGAGGCCGGCCAAATGCCCGTCAGCTGCCAGCACAAGGCCAAGCATCTAGGGGGCCAAGGCAGCCTCATCTCCCACGGACGCTTCCAGGGGCCCCAGTGGGAGTCTCAGCTGAAGAGTCAGATCGGGCATGGAGCCCATCGCCACCCTCCCCAGACTCCCAGCACCTGA
- the ACAP3 gene encoding arf-GAP with coiled-coil, ANK repeat and PH domain-containing protein 3 isoform X2, which translates to MTVEFEECIKDSPRFRATIDEVETDVVEIEAKLDKLVRLCSGMIEAGKAYVTTNRLFLGGVRDLSRQCQSDSVITECLQRFGDSLQEMVNYHMILFDQAQRSVRQQLHNFIKEDVRKFKETKKQFDKVREDMELSLVRNAQAPRHRPHEVEEATGALTLTRKCFRHLALDYVLQINVLQTKKKFEILDSMLSFMHAQYSFFQQGYNLLHQLDPYMKKLAAELDQLVIDSAVEKREMERKHAAVQQRDFSYDESKAEFDVDAPSGVVMEGYLFKRASNAFKTWNRRWFSIQNSQLVYQKKLKDALTVVVDDLRLCSVKPCEDIERRFCFEVVSPTKSCMLQADSEKLRQAWVQAVQASIASAYRESPDSCYSERLDRTASPSTSSIDSASDSRERSAKAESTLQRVQNVAGNSQCGDCGQPDPRWASINLGVLLCIECSGIHRSLGVHCSKVRSLTLDSWEPELLKLMCELGNSTVNQIYEAQCEELGSKKPTASSPRQDKEAWIKDKYVEKKFLRKLPVAPDREVRADRESGPLHRRAQKCQRHHSSPQAPTPRRKVRHEPSLPSVVALSSASTLERKFRRDSLFCPDELDSLFSYFDAGAAGAGPRSLSSDSGLGGSSDGSSDVLAFGVGSVVDSVTEEEGGESEASSGEADGEAEAWGLADVRELHPGLLAHRAARTRDLPGLAAALAHGAEVNWADSEDEGKTTLVQAVLGGSLIICEFLLQNGADVNQRDSRGRAPLHHATLLGHTGQVCLFLKRGAEQHALDHDQQDPLSIAVQVANADIVTLLRLARMTEEMREAEALPGQPGLLAGSSPTELQYRRCIQEFISLHLEES; encoded by the exons GGCGACAATTGATGAGGTGGAGACTGATGTGGTTGAGATTGAAGCCAAGCTAGACAAG CTGGTCCGGCTCTGCAGTGGCATGATTGAGGCCGGCAAGGCCTACGTCACCACCAACAGACTCTTCCTGGGCGGTGTCCGAGACCTGTCCCGGCAATGCCAGAGCGACAGTGTCATTACG GAATGTCTGCAGAGGTTCGGAGATAGCCTGCAGGAGATGGTCAACTACCACATG ATCCTGTTTGACCAGGCCCAGAGGTCCGTGCGGCAGCAGCTCCACAATTTCATCAAAGA GGATGTGCGCAAATTCAAGGAAACCAAAAAGCAGTTTGACAAGGTACGCGAGGACATGGAGCTGTCCCTGGTGAGGAATGCCCAGGCGCCTCGACACCGGCCCCACGAGGTTGAGGAGGCCACAGGCGCCCTGACCCTCACTCGAAAGTGCTTCCGCCACCTGGCACTGGACTATGTGCTGCAG ATCAACGTCCTCCAGACCAAGAAGAAGTTTGAGATCTTGGATTCC ATGCTGTCATTCATGCACGCCCAGTATAGCTTCTTCCAGCAAGGCTACAATCTCCTGCACCAGCTGGACCCCTACATGAAGAAGCTGGCTGCTGAG CTGGACCAGCTGGTGATCGACTCAGCTGTGGAGAAGCGGGAGATGGAGCGCAAGCATGCTGCCGTCCAGCAGAGG GACTTCTCCTATGACGAGTCCAAGGCAGAGTTTGACGTGGATGCGCCCAGCGGTGTGGTGATGGAGGGTTACCTCTTCAAAAGGGCCAGCAACGCCTTCAAGACATGGAATCG GCGTTGGTTCTCCATTCAGAACAGCCAGCTGGTTTACCAGAAGAAGCTCAAG GACGCACTGACTGTGGTGGTGGACGACCTTCGCCTCTGCTCCGTGAAGCCCTGCGAGGACATCGAGCGCAGATTTTGCTTTGAGGTCGTGTCGCCCACCAA GAGCTGTATGCTGCAGGCCGACTCAGAGAAGCTGCGGCAGGCCTGGGTTCAAGCCGTGCAGGCCAGCATCGCCTCCGCCTACCGGGAGAGCCCAGACAGCTGCTACAGTGAG AGGCTGGACCGCACTGCATCCCCATCCACGAGCAGCATTGACTCTGCCTCAGACTCGAGGGAACGAAGTGCCAAGGCTGAGAGCACCTTGCAGCGTGTGCAGAATGTGGCTGGCAACAGCCAGTGTGGTGACTGCGGCCAGCCAGACCCCCGCTGGGCCAGCATCAACTTGGGCGTGCTGCTCTGCATTGAGTGCTCGGGCATCCACAG GAGCCTGGGTGTTCACTGCTCCAAGGTGCGGTCCCTGACACTAGATTCATGGGAGCCAGAGCTTCTGAAG CTAATGTGTGAGCTTGGGAACAGCACTGTGAACCAGATCTACGAGGCCCAGTGTGAGGAGCTGGGTAGCAAGAAGCCCACGGCCAGCAGCCCTAG GCAAGACAAGGAGGCCTGGATCAAGGACAAATACGTGGAAAAGAAGTTCCTGCGGAAGCTGCCAGTAGCGCCGGACCGGGAGGTGCGAGCTGACAGGGAGTCAGGCCCCCTGCATCGGCGGGCGCAGAAGTGCCAGCGGCACCACAGCTCCCCCCAGGCCCCCACCCCGCGTCGCAAGGTCCGGCATGAGCCATCCCTGCCCTCTGTCGTGGCCCTGTCCTCAG CCAGCACTTTGGAGCGCAAGTTCCGCCGGGATTCCCTTTTCTGCCCGGACGAGCTGGACTCCCTCTTCTCCTACTTTGATGCAGGGGCTGCTGGGGCGGGTCCACGCA GTCTGAGCAGCGACAGCGGCCTAGGCGGCAGTTCAGACGGCAGTTCCGATGTACTTGCCTTCGGCGTGGGCTCGGTGGTGGACAGCGTCACAGAGGAGG AGGGCGGGGAGTCGGAGGCGTCCAGTGGCGAGGCAGATGGGGAGGCTGAGGCCTGGGGCCTGGCTGACGTGCGCGAGCTGCACCCCGGGCTCCTAGCGCATCGCGCTGCGCGCACCCGCGACCTTCCCGGGCTAGCCGCGGCACTGGCCCACGGGGCCGAGGTCAACTGGGCTGACTCAGAGGATGAAGGCAAGACGACACTGGTCCAGGCTGTGCTTGGG GGCTCCTTGATCATCTGTGAATTCCTTCTTCAAAACGGAGCTGATGTGAACCAAAGAGACAGCCGGGGGCGAGCGCCCCTGCACCATGCCACGCTCTTGGGCCACACTGG CCAGGTCTGCCTGTTCTTGAAGCGGGGGGCTGAGCAACACGCCCTGGACCATGACCAGCAGGACCCACTGAGCATTGCAGTGCAGGTGGCCAATGCAGACATTGTCACCTT GCTCCGTTTGGCGCGCATGACTGAGGAGATGCGTGAGGCCGAGGCGCTACCAGGCCAGCCGGGCCTGCTGGCGGGCAGCAGTCCTACCGAGCTCCAGTACCGCCGGTGCATCCAGGAGTTCATCAGCCTCCACCTGGAGGAGAGCTAG
- the ACAP3 gene encoding arf-GAP with coiled-coil, ANK repeat and PH domain-containing protein 3 isoform X1 yields MTVEFEECIKDSPRFRATIDEVETDVVEIEAKLDKLVRLCSGMIEAGKAYVTTNRLFLGGVRDLSRQCQSDSVITECLQRFGDSLQEMVNYHMILFDQAQRSVRQQLHNFIKEDVRKFKETKKQFDKVREDMELSLVRNAQAPRHRPHEVEEATGALTLTRKCFRHLALDYVLQVRAGGGDEPGCITSGSRHRGSRTVGGRSWHRSSELKINVLQTKKKFEILDSMLSFMHAQYSFFQQGYNLLHQLDPYMKKLAAELDQLVIDSAVEKREMERKHAAVQQRDFSYDESKAEFDVDAPSGVVMEGYLFKRASNAFKTWNRRWFSIQNSQLVYQKKLKDALTVVVDDLRLCSVKPCEDIERRFCFEVVSPTKSCMLQADSEKLRQAWVQAVQASIASAYRESPDSCYSERLDRTASPSTSSIDSASDSRERSAKAESTLQRVQNVAGNSQCGDCGQPDPRWASINLGVLLCIECSGIHRSLGVHCSKVRSLTLDSWEPELLKLMCELGNSTVNQIYEAQCEELGSKKPTASSPRQDKEAWIKDKYVEKKFLRKLPVAPDREVRADRESGPLHRRAQKCQRHHSSPQAPTPRRKVRHEPSLPSVVALSSASTLERKFRRDSLFCPDELDSLFSYFDAGAAGAGPRSLSSDSGLGGSSDGSSDVLAFGVGSVVDSVTEEEGGESEASSGEADGEAEAWGLADVRELHPGLLAHRAARTRDLPGLAAALAHGAEVNWADSEDEGKTTLVQAVLGGSLIICEFLLQNGADVNQRDSRGRAPLHHATLLGHTGQVCLFLKRGAEQHALDHDQQDPLSIAVQVANADIVTLLRLARMTEEMREAEALPGQPGLLAGSSPTELQYRRCIQEFISLHLEES; encoded by the exons GGCGACAATTGATGAGGTGGAGACTGATGTGGTTGAGATTGAAGCCAAGCTAGACAAG CTGGTCCGGCTCTGCAGTGGCATGATTGAGGCCGGCAAGGCCTACGTCACCACCAACAGACTCTTCCTGGGCGGTGTCCGAGACCTGTCCCGGCAATGCCAGAGCGACAGTGTCATTACG GAATGTCTGCAGAGGTTCGGAGATAGCCTGCAGGAGATGGTCAACTACCACATG ATCCTGTTTGACCAGGCCCAGAGGTCCGTGCGGCAGCAGCTCCACAATTTCATCAAAGA GGATGTGCGCAAATTCAAGGAAACCAAAAAGCAGTTTGACAAGGTACGCGAGGACATGGAGCTGTCCCTGGTGAGGAATGCCCAGGCGCCTCGACACCGGCCCCACGAGGTTGAGGAGGCCACAGGCGCCCTGACCCTCACTCGAAAGTGCTTCCGCCACCTGGCACTGGACTATGTGCTGCAG GTCAGGGCCGGAGGTGGAGACGAGCCTGGCTGTATTACCAGTGGGAGCAGACACAGGGGCTCCAGGACCGTGGGAGGAAGGAGTTGGCACAGGTCCTCGGAGCTGAAG ATCAACGTCCTCCAGACCAAGAAGAAGTTTGAGATCTTGGATTCC ATGCTGTCATTCATGCACGCCCAGTATAGCTTCTTCCAGCAAGGCTACAATCTCCTGCACCAGCTGGACCCCTACATGAAGAAGCTGGCTGCTGAG CTGGACCAGCTGGTGATCGACTCAGCTGTGGAGAAGCGGGAGATGGAGCGCAAGCATGCTGCCGTCCAGCAGAGG GACTTCTCCTATGACGAGTCCAAGGCAGAGTTTGACGTGGATGCGCCCAGCGGTGTGGTGATGGAGGGTTACCTCTTCAAAAGGGCCAGCAACGCCTTCAAGACATGGAATCG GCGTTGGTTCTCCATTCAGAACAGCCAGCTGGTTTACCAGAAGAAGCTCAAG GACGCACTGACTGTGGTGGTGGACGACCTTCGCCTCTGCTCCGTGAAGCCCTGCGAGGACATCGAGCGCAGATTTTGCTTTGAGGTCGTGTCGCCCACCAA GAGCTGTATGCTGCAGGCCGACTCAGAGAAGCTGCGGCAGGCCTGGGTTCAAGCCGTGCAGGCCAGCATCGCCTCCGCCTACCGGGAGAGCCCAGACAGCTGCTACAGTGAG AGGCTGGACCGCACTGCATCCCCATCCACGAGCAGCATTGACTCTGCCTCAGACTCGAGGGAACGAAGTGCCAAGGCTGAGAGCACCTTGCAGCGTGTGCAGAATGTGGCTGGCAACAGCCAGTGTGGTGACTGCGGCCAGCCAGACCCCCGCTGGGCCAGCATCAACTTGGGCGTGCTGCTCTGCATTGAGTGCTCGGGCATCCACAG GAGCCTGGGTGTTCACTGCTCCAAGGTGCGGTCCCTGACACTAGATTCATGGGAGCCAGAGCTTCTGAAG CTAATGTGTGAGCTTGGGAACAGCACTGTGAACCAGATCTACGAGGCCCAGTGTGAGGAGCTGGGTAGCAAGAAGCCCACGGCCAGCAGCCCTAG GCAAGACAAGGAGGCCTGGATCAAGGACAAATACGTGGAAAAGAAGTTCCTGCGGAAGCTGCCAGTAGCGCCGGACCGGGAGGTGCGAGCTGACAGGGAGTCAGGCCCCCTGCATCGGCGGGCGCAGAAGTGCCAGCGGCACCACAGCTCCCCCCAGGCCCCCACCCCGCGTCGCAAGGTCCGGCATGAGCCATCCCTGCCCTCTGTCGTGGCCCTGTCCTCAG CCAGCACTTTGGAGCGCAAGTTCCGCCGGGATTCCCTTTTCTGCCCGGACGAGCTGGACTCCCTCTTCTCCTACTTTGATGCAGGGGCTGCTGGGGCGGGTCCACGCA GTCTGAGCAGCGACAGCGGCCTAGGCGGCAGTTCAGACGGCAGTTCCGATGTACTTGCCTTCGGCGTGGGCTCGGTGGTGGACAGCGTCACAGAGGAGG AGGGCGGGGAGTCGGAGGCGTCCAGTGGCGAGGCAGATGGGGAGGCTGAGGCCTGGGGCCTGGCTGACGTGCGCGAGCTGCACCCCGGGCTCCTAGCGCATCGCGCTGCGCGCACCCGCGACCTTCCCGGGCTAGCCGCGGCACTGGCCCACGGGGCCGAGGTCAACTGGGCTGACTCAGAGGATGAAGGCAAGACGACACTGGTCCAGGCTGTGCTTGGG GGCTCCTTGATCATCTGTGAATTCCTTCTTCAAAACGGAGCTGATGTGAACCAAAGAGACAGCCGGGGGCGAGCGCCCCTGCACCATGCCACGCTCTTGGGCCACACTGG CCAGGTCTGCCTGTTCTTGAAGCGGGGGGCTGAGCAACACGCCCTGGACCATGACCAGCAGGACCCACTGAGCATTGCAGTGCAGGTGGCCAATGCAGACATTGTCACCTT GCTCCGTTTGGCGCGCATGACTGAGGAGATGCGTGAGGCCGAGGCGCTACCAGGCCAGCCGGGCCTGCTGGCGGGCAGCAGTCCTACCGAGCTCCAGTACCGCCGGTGCATCCAGGAGTTCATCAGCCTCCACCTGGAGGAGAGCTAG